The DNA segment ttaatacaactaatactgtgagctactcagtgtattcagtaggttgcttcaggggcataaggtatacgacaataaaacaatgcacaactgacataaaggaaatgtacttttaatacttgagtacttttaaaagcacttaCTTCTGTACCTtaacttaagtaagaatctgtctttacagcttttacttgtagtggagtaatatttgaccagtagtatctgtactttcactcaagtaaggaagttgtgtacttcatcCACCTCTGTTggaaagtagaattagtatgtcccagatCGTAATATGTTGATTCCCGGATGGTCGaatacttccggtagaaattggaAGTGCAGAATTATGCAGACtctaacggctgatattacccacaactcactggAGCTAAAATGGATTACAGCAACTGATGGTTTTCTTTGAAACTGTAAGTGGGAGGAGTTTATCTGCTgttaaaacgaaagtgaaagaGTTTGAATCAAGTTTTCAGACAGTTCAGATGCTGATTTGTGAAAGACGAACACTTTAAACATATCCTACTTTAATTCACGAGTCTAGTGGAAGAAGACATCTTAAGTCTGTTCTGAACCTACATCTGCTGAAAGGTGAGTGAACCTCTCCTGCTAATGAACATCGTAATGTTTCTGTAAAATCAAAAGGATTCACAACACAAAACTTCCTGAAACTCATTAAAACAATATGACAACTTGTGTTGTACAGATGTCAAGATTGTGTGAAATTAACAGAATTTACAGATATGTGGGTTCTGTGCTGGCAATTCATTCaagatgtattgcagatgagacatcaaatagatgtgtgctatcagggttctTTCAAATTTTTGTTCGGAAATCTATAAATAAAGAAGTTCTTTATTCTCATAACTCAGTTAACCCACGTTTAATCCTTTATATTGTTAAATTCAGAAGGTAGAATGGTCAGTAAATTAAGgtatacagtaaacatcagTGATGGAAAAAACTCTTATGTTGGTGATGAATGAATGCGTGAAAAATGTGTGCCATTATTATGCAGGTTTATGACAGAAACAAACTGTAAGGAAATAATTAAGTAAAAAGTatcaaaatgaaacatttaggAGGTTTCTTACCAGGGCTGGGTCTGCGGGGAGCTAAGGTGGGCATTTTCTCCCCCAGATTTTCCTTGGACCCCTCCAAAAATGTCCAGCTGACAACATAATTACATATTTCTTTGATGTATCATCTCTTAAATAatgatgtgtcaaatcaatcacagaacatttttaaaactatgCATGCAATGAACTATGACTAAATACTAGAAAAACTGTTCTCCAACAAGAACATGTGATTGGCCCCCTCCCCAGCCAGCCTAGTACCGGACCTGTTTCTTACTATAAGAAggaatttattttatgtgatgTGTTTCATTCGACATGTCTCAGATTCTATCACTGATAATGCCTTGCGTCTCTTTCAGTGTGAACACATTATTCAGATCTTGTCTCATGTGTTCAGgacagtgttaatttcgttaacgaaaactacgacgaaaagtattcgttaacgacatgttttcactgacgaaaacgagacgataactaaataaaaatgaatgcatgataacgaaaactgtaataaaaatatactgacattttcgtcaactaataaaaacgagacgaaaatattcttgtcccacctggcggacatcagtttgcgcgcatgagctcatctcatataaacggcagagagaagtctctgggagaaggggaagcacacacatgtattctgtgtctccacgcggttaacaacgcgtcttattttccttcacgatcgccggtaaaacgccgcaaacttgaagcgcgactgcaggtgagtcaccccgaaacacattacaaaggagctcaaaggtttttatatgccaatgttaacttaacacgagctgctgcataacgtgaaatgcaacagagtcagccaaaagaaaccagcgctgtcctctactgattatagaagtgatgaagtgagtcaaactgtacattccaaccaaatatgtaacatgtttgcatgactaaagaaatgtaatacaatttatatgaaagctatttctcattcattgccgtatcaagcaaagacagtgcagctctttcttcaaagagacatgccatgagccaatagcctttgagtgtgagccctgtcagagcgtttcattggttgaatgaactgaatgaacacgccctacttaacgagtcaattgagtcaaatgggattgaatgaactggaacatgtcgttcaaggtctaatattctgtgttccaacaatgcaaatctagttactggaattttctgaaaaataaaggtaatgacctggtttaatttcattctaaggtgaagtaaattatgtcaaaacagttgaatctttgtatggaacatttaattacaccaagtaaatgatttaaaccatttagattttagtagactaaatataatgtatatttattcgactaaaatgtttttcatatttcatcgactaaaactagactaaaactaaaatgatggggttgactaaaatgtgactaaaactacaatgatggggatgactaaaatgtgactaaaactagactaaaactacaatgatggggatgactaaaatgtgactaaaactagactaaaactacaatgatggggatgactaaaatgtgactaaaactagactaaaactacaatgatggggatgactaaaatgtgactaaaactagactaaaactacaatgatggggatgactaaaatgtgactaaaactagactaaaactacaatgatggggatgactaaaatgtgactaaaactagactaaaactacaatgatggggatgactaaaatgtgactaaaactagactaaaactacaatgatggggatgactaaaatgtgactaaaactagactaaaactacaatgatggggatgactaaaatgtgactaaaactagactaaaactacaatgatggggatgactaaaatgtgactaaaactagactaaaactacaatgatggggatgactaaaatgtgactaaaactagactaaaactacaatgatggggatgactaaaatgtgactaaaactagactaaaactacaatgatggggatgactaaaatgtgactaaaactagactaaaactacaatgatggggatgactaaaatgtgactaaaactagactaaaactacaatgatggggatgactaaaatgtgactaaaactagactaaaactacaatgatggggatgactaaaatgtgactaaaactagactaaaactacaatgatggggatgactaaaatgtgactaaaactagactaaaactacaatgatggggatgactaaaatgtgactaaaactagactaaaactacaatgatggggatgactaaaatgtgactaagactaaattgcattttcgtcaaaagactatgactaaaactaaatcaaaatttgctgtcaaaattaacactggttcAGGATGGATTCAGTGGGTGTGAATGTGATAGAAACAGCAGCTCTCGGGAGACCCTTTCATGTGGGGATGCTGTATGACTGCAGGAGAGATGCTTTAATACCAGGTACCACAACACAATACATACATCCACTTTAAAGGGATTTTTCAGatgcaaaacaataaatatatacagtatatatatacacacacaccaaatgttcctcaccctcaaggcatcctatgTGTATACGACTTTCTTCTTTCAGACGAATACAGTCAATTATATTTCCATTTATCTTGGCTCATACAGGCATtagaatggaagtgaatggaggCGTTTTTTAACCACGAGGAGCTGTGTTGAGCAGTCCGTTGatcaatggatgcactttttggagcttcaaactCTGACTctccattcactcccattctaatGCCTGGATGAGCCAAGATAAATAGAAATATAACTTACTGTGTTCATCTGAATATTTGTTTGCTCTTCCAGGAATCACACTGTGGGATAAAGATCAGCTACAGCAGAGTATTACATCTCATCCTCACATTAACACTGATTATAAAGTCACAGCCTCAGACTCCATTGAGGAAAAATCCAGATTACTCAACATTGATGATGGAATGAAACTGAGTTTTTTAGGAGGACTCATTGATGTCAGTGGAGCTGCTAAATATCTCAATGACAACAAAACGTCCTTCAGACAACAGAGACTGACATTATATTATCATTCAACCAGCAGATTTACACACCTCACCATGAATCATCTGTCTTCTGGAACCATCTCTCATCATGAGGTGTTTGATCACGACACAGCGACACACGTGGTGACGGCGGTTCTGTATGGAGCGGAcgcttgttttgtgtttgacagaCAGGTTTCATCAGATGAAGACAAACAGACGGTTTCAGGAGATCTGAAAGCTGCTTTTGATAAACTGAAGTTCATTTCTGTGGGTGGAAACATTGATCTGAGCATGACTGATGTTCAGAAGACCGCAGTCCagacattcacatgcacattttATGGAGACTTTCAGTTACCGTCTAATCCAACCATTTATAAAGACGCTTTGGAGGTTTTTGCTGATCTTCCAAAGATGTTGGGAGAAAACCAAGAACTAGCGGTTCCACTGAGAGTTTGGCTTTATCCTCTGGACAAACTTCACTCAAAAACTCTCAAACTTCACAAAGACATCAGCATGAGTCTCATCACAGGTGTAGAAGCAGTCATAGAGAGTTTACGTATGACTGAGATGAGATGCAATGATCTTCTCATGGACTCGCCTGCCTTGACTTTTCCTGCTTTTCATGATCAAATCCATCACCTGAAACAAAACTGTTACAACTACAAACTGAGTTTCATGAAGACACTGGGCTCTCTGCTGCCAAACATTCATGGAGACGTCATAAAAGACACGGCACTGACAGATCTTCTGAGAGATCACGAGAGATCTCCGTTCAGAGGACGTGAGCTGACACAATGgctgaaagagagacagaaagagtctGATGTCATGAAAACACTGCTCACACAACTCAATGACTTTGGTGTTAAAGTAGAAAATAATCTAGATAAGATTTTAATGGATCTGAAAGTAGAAGCTGTGGTGAGCTACACGTTCACATCATTGAACTGGACAGATGAGATTCTCTCTAAACAAGAGGTCTATCTGAAACCGTCAAGGATAGAAAACAATGATGGTGAGAATACACCTGGACATGAGTTGAAGATAAAGTCTTGGCTCACAGGTGACATCAAAACAACAATGAGACACAACCTGAAGATGTTTAAAGACCTGATGGACTCACAGGATCGTAAACCAGCAAAGTTTATTGTCTCATCAAGAGAAATGGAGACTCATCCTGGTTCATGTGTTCTTCTGTGTGAAGATGGATGTGATGAAGCGCTTTGTTTCACTCCACCATTAAAACCAGCTCGTCCAATCACagcagaggtcaaaggtcacagcGTGACTCTGAAGATTCCTCCATCATGTCCTGAGACAGTAGAGGTCAGATTACTGTACAGAATAAAGAAGGAGACGGACTGGAGATGTGAACGTGTGCTGAAGGGTGAAGATACAGTGACTctgactgatctcagatcagataCTGAATATAACATGAAATGTGCAGCGTTGGGGAAACTCAACTACACTCAATACAGTCATGAGATCACAGTCAAAACTCAGGTAATCACTCGTTTAATGTATATCAACTAATATATAATAGTTTTAATGTAGTTTCACATGATCATCTGAATCAAATGTTTCCTTCTTAGGGTTCAAGCATCAGAACAGGTGAGAACGAATCTTATTGTTTATCATATTGAGtgattgtttacatttacatttagtcatttagcagacgcttttatccaaagcgacttacaaagagtttaaggagcaataagcgatatgtcatacagcaGCAATAATGCaacaggtgctaatacaaagttactagttttaccaaaagccagaccactacctgttgagagaaagagagagggttagtgtttttcttctcatttgtctgtcaagtgttcacagaagagatgggtttaagtagttttttgaatgttgtgatgtggttgaccggactgagttaagAATGTTCCagcaggaaggagttgtgaaggagaaagagCGGGAAAGcaatttactgcccttatgagaaggcaatacaagacgccgctggtttgctgaacgcagggatcttgatggggtgtaggagtgtaggagtgtgtgaaagtatgttggtgcagatccagtgatagtcctgtaggcaagcattagtgacttgaatctgatacgggcttcaaccggtagccagtggagagagatgaaaaggggcgtcacatgagaccttttgggctgttggaagacgacagctttcctgtagctcagtggtaagagcattgcgttaacaacgcaaggttgtgggttcgatcccagggattgcacatgcctatgtataaatgtgtaggataaagcaatgtaagtcgctttggataaaagcacctgccaaatgcataaatgtaaatgcaaatgtaaatgaggcgtgctgctgcgttctgaaccagctggagtggtttgatagcctttgcaggaagaccagcaaggagagcattgcagtagtccaaccttgagatgacCAGGgtctggacaaggagttgtgccgcatgctcagtgcgATAGGgtctcagtgagatagggtctaacctttctaatgtagaataaggcatatcggcatgaccgcgttgtctttgcaatgtgatcattgaaggacagctgttcatcaaatatgactccgaggttcctggctgttttggaaggagtgattgtggttttgccaagttggatgttgaggtcgtgttgcaccgtggggtgggccggaaacacgagtagttctgtcttggcagggttcagctggaggtgatgctctttcatccaagctgagatgtcctctaggcaggctgtaatgcgagctgctacagtggtatcgtctgggtgaaatgagatgtagatctggctgtcgtcagcataacagtgaaaggagaagccgtgtgcccgtttgatgggtcccaaggatgtccaagcaccgatccctgagggaccccagtgatcatgtggtgagcagtggacagcgagcccctccacgataccctgaaggatctgccggagaggtaggatttgaaccagcggagaggagggCCTGAGATTCCTAAAGATGACAGGGTCGcctatctggtgattgacagtgtcaaacgctgcagattaGGGTTGGgcatcgtttcaattttatcgattccgattccaattctgattctgattatcaATTTTGATTCTTATcaattcccagtttcgattccacagttgaagtaaaacatttagatatcaacctgcttattgacttgattgcaatatacactcacctaaaggattattaggaacacctgttcaatttctcattaatgcaattatctaatcaaccaatcacatggcagttgcttcaatgcatttaggggtgtggtcctggtcaagacaatctcctgaactccaaactgaatgtcagaatgggaaagaaaggtgatttaagcaattttgagcgtggcatggttgttggtgccagacgggccggtctgagtatttcacaatctgctcagttactgggattttcacgcacaaccatttctagggtttacaaagaatggtgtgaaaagggaaaaacatccagtatgcggcagtcctgtgggcgaaaatgccttgttgatgctagaggtcagaggagaatgggccgactgattcaagctgatagaagagcaactttgactgaaataaccactcgttacaaccgaggtatgcagcaaagcatttgtgaagccacaacacgcacaaccttgaggcagatgggctacaacagcagaagaccccaccgggtaccactcatctccactacaaataggaaaaagaggctacaatttgcacgagctcaccaaaattggacagttgaagactggaaaaatgttgcctggtctgatgagtctcgatttctgttgagacattcaaatggtagagtcagaatttggcgtaaacagaatgagaacatggatccatcatgccttgttaccactgtgcaggctggtggtggtggtgtaatggtgtgggggatgttttcttggcacactttaggccccttagtgccaattgggcatcgtttaaatgccacggcctacctgagcattgtttctgaccatgtccatccctttatgaccaccatgtacccatcctctaatggctacttccagcaggataatgcaccatgtcacaaagctcgaatcatttcaaattggtttcttgaacatgacaatgagttcactgtactagaatggcccccacagtcaccagatctcaacccgatagaacatctttgggatgtggtggaacgggagcttcgtgccctggatgtgcatcccacaaatctccatcaactgcaagatgctatcctatcaatatgggccaacatttctaaagaatgctttcagcaccttgttgaatcaatgccacgtagaattaaggcagttctgaaggcgaaagggggtcaaacaccgtattagtatggtgttcctaataatcctttaggtgagtgtatatatatatatttatgagcagcgttttgtgtatatttacacatagaaacacaccttttctgatttattacaatttgtattatcatagttgaactacatcatggttaaactgcagttactataatgcaactatggttaatttgtgatttctgtgctttaatgcaaattctatagctaaactatgcttactatagtaaaaaatatcgataattttcataagggcttttattgagatatcagcacatcatgcaacgcatgtacttttctgaaaatatgcagacaggaattgataagaggaattcaaatttcaatctcaagtatccgattcctattcctttcgattctgatccgattcctagcctttcgattccgattccaaattggaattgattttcgattcccaaccctactgcagataggtctagcagaatcaggaccgaggatttagattccaccttggctagccgcagtgcttctgtgaccgatagcagtgcagtctcagtggagtggtttgttttgaagccagactgcttgtcatccagtagtttgttctgggataggtaggaagacacctggttgaaagctgccctttcaagtgtttagccataaatgggaggagagagacaggtctgtaactgtcggtagtagaggggtccaatgtgggtttcttcagtaggggcgtgacctgggcctgtttgaatgtggatggaaaagtgccggtgagcagggaggtgttgatgatgtgtgtgagtgcaggagTGAGTATGCTGGATgtgggaggggattgggtcaaggggaaTGGTGGttgggtggctggagagaagtctggtgactttATTGTGGATGAAATCTTTGCTTTATTGGGGCAGTCGTGGTCTAATgattagagagtcggactcgtgaccagaaggttaccggttggattctcagggccggtgggtaacaactgaggtgcccttgagcaaggcacctgacccctacttgctccccgggcgctgcagtgatagctgcccactgctccaggtgtacgtgtggtcaccacttgctgtgcgtgtgttcactactctctggatgggttaaatgcagaggtcacatttcgggtatgggtagGGTTgtgaatcgaaaatcaattccaatttggaatcggaatcgaaaggctaggaatcggatacttgagattaaaatttgaattcctcttatcaagtcctgtgtgcatattttcagaaaagtacatgcgttgcatgatctgctgatatctcaataaaagcccttatgaaaattatcgatattttttactatagtgagcatagtttagctatagaatttgcattaaagcacaggaatcacaaattaaccatagtttcattacagtaactgcagtttaaccatgatgtagttcaactatgataatacaaattgtaataaatctgaaaaggtgtgtttctatgtgtaaatatacacaaaacaaaacggtgctcataaatatataaatatattttgcaaacaagtcaataagcaggctaaatgaccatacaggttgatatctaaatgttttacttcaactgtggaatcgaaactgggaatcgataagaatcgaaatggataagcagaatcagaattggaatcggagtTGATCAAATTGAAACGATTACAAAACCctaggtatgggtcaccatatctgactaataggtctcTTTCACTTTATTGTCTTTCTATAAAGTGGCTTTCTATATTATACCACAgtgttttacttttgtttaacTTGTGTAAACTGTTCAATATGTATAAAAGTGAAGATGATAATGATTTAGTTTATGTGAGTTTGAGAGTGGATGTAAGATGTcctgtgtttttattcagatCTACTGTACTTGAATCAAGTAATAAATACAGCCACTACAGCTTCATGTGTTTTAtgggaaacacaaacacaacacagaagTGAAATCAAAGTGACATACATCACAACAGTATAAATAGAGACAAAAATGTGCGAAATGTGGATGAGAACATGCTAAGCTAAAATACTGCAATTGTGGAGGTGAGCATAGTGCTGCATATGCTGGATGTGTGGTTTAGTTTAAGCTAAAGAAGTACAAAGATACAAGGTTATGAATAAGATGACATATGCAGAGGCATTAAAGGGTATTAGTATTTGTTTAAACCAACAAAATAGACCAATAGAATATCAGGACAATTTGAATGACAATGCAAGGTATGCAGTACCCCAGAGTACAGACACAAGGAGATCTCAGACAGGACGGCCAGCACCTCCACAGTAGCCGTGCAATCATAAGTGTAAAGTTGAGGAGAATACTTTTATGTGCAAAGTTATTAATGTTGCGACACaacaagaaagaaagtgataGAATCAAGACAGTGGTGGAAGCTGCAGAGGAGTTTCTAGGCATTAAAGATGTAAAAGCTGAAGATAAACACAGTATGTTGAGTGCTAATAATGATGGAGGATCTCAGAGGGTTGACTGATGTTGTCATGGTTTTCCACATCTTGCAATGGAATGCTAGAAGCTTGATGCAAATGGACAAGAATTAAACAAGTTTGTAGCAGAATCTGAAGTCAAACCTGATATTGTTTGCATTCAAGAAACTTGGCTTCGACCTCACCTTGATTTTATTATACCTGGATATGAGTCTGTCAGGTTTGATAGAGGTGGAAATCAAGGTGGAGGCTGTGCAACATTTGTAAGGGATGGGATATCATTTAAAAGAATAGTAACTTCAATAGAAATAGAATGTGTGATTATTGAAGTATATAAATCAGGAACATGGTAGTAAGCAACTTTTATAACCCATGTAGATCATTAAGCCTGGATGTTTTAGAGGACATAGTTAGGAGACAAGGAAAAAGAACAGAAATCTGGTGCAGACACTTCAATGCGCACAATAGTCTTTGGGGAAGTAAACACACTGATAATGATGGGGACGTAGTGGAAGAGGAGAAGTTTGTCTAAATAATGGAAATGGTAGAAGAATTAACACACTCTAACACATTGTCTTGTATTGATCTTACTTTAGTTTCTAATAATCTGGCAAACTCTTGTGAGTGGGATATTAAAGTACAAGTATTGTGAGCGACCACTATCCAATAATATGCTCTGTAAATGTTGTAATAGGTATCCAAGAAAGGCCTAGGCATAAGAAGTGGGATTTTACAAAAGTTGACtggaaaaaaaaaataaatatgttgtgaaTCAGCAGATTCAATTTTAATGGAGGGTGATATTGAGGAACGTGTATCTGAAGTATCTGAAATCTcaccatataattacaataaatgacattagctaACGCTACACCTACACCAACCTTAAACCAAACCTTGcaatcataaaaaaacattaatcaaGTGTTCTCAGCGTGACACCAATGATGCAGAATTGAAGTGCACATGtgcagtggaggtagctgtttCCCTGCTAGTGAAAACCCATTGAGATGTTCTTCTCTGCTCAGACATGCATTCACACCACACACGTGACGGTGGGGGTGTTTGAAACATggctctttttttaaaataaatgaatatatgtgttggcgcgcatgtgtgtgtgtttctgtttgcgaACAGCTTCCCCTGTCAAACAAATAGAAAATATCAGGTCAGCTCGGGACATGTTGAGAGTTCCGA comes from the Triplophysa rosa linkage group LG9, Trosa_1v2, whole genome shotgun sequence genome and includes:
- the LOC130558864 gene encoding cytolytic toxin-alpha-like isoform X1, which encodes MDSVGVNVIETAALGRPFHVGMLYDCRRDALIPGITLWDKDQLQQSITSHPHINTDYKVTASDSIEEKSRLLNIDDGMKLSFLGGLIDVSGAAKYLNDNKTSFRQQRLTLYYHSTSRFTHLTMNHLSSGTISHHEVFDHDTATHVVTAVLYGADACFVFDRQVSSDEDKQTVSGDLKAAFDKLKFISVGGNIDLSMTDVQKTAVQTFTCTFYGDFQLPSNPTIYKDALEVFADLPKMLGENQELAVPLRVWLYPLDKLHSKTLKLHKDISMSLITGVEAVIESLRMTEMRCNDLLMDSPALTFPAFHDQIHHLKQNCYNYKLSFMKTLGSLLPNIHGDVIKDTALTDLLRDHERSPFRGRELTQWLKERQKESDVMKTLLTQLNDFGVKVENNLDKILMDLKVEAVVSYTFTSLNWTDEILSKQEVYLKPSRIENNDGENTPGHELKIKSWLTGDIKTTMRHNLKMFKDLMDSQDRKPAKFIVSSREMETHPGSCVLLCEDGCDEALCFTPPLKPARPITAEVKGHSVTLKIPPSCPETVEVRLLYRIKKETDWRCERVLKGEDTVTLTDLRSDTEYNMKCAALGKLNYTQYSHEITVKTQGSSIRTGEQSLKQTMLKTQQNIQENLRIVLVGQTGAGKSAAGNIILGQRVFKSQLGVHSITDRCSVRHADVEGRNVSVVDTPGFFDTQMDVEKSIAEIGRSVYLSSPGPHAFLIVFPVDSRVTQRETQILQMIEMLFGEDVLKHSIILFTHGDRLEGEPVEELIEESCGLRNLIDQCGGRYHVFNNEDKSNRDQVSGLLQKIDTMIQKNGGGHYTCEMYEEALRLKQERQREEEEMKRETERDR
- the LOC130558864 gene encoding cytolytic toxin-alpha-like isoform X2 → MKLSFLGGLIDVSGAAKYLNDNKTSFRQQRLTLYYHSTSRFTHLTMNHLSSGTISHHEVFDHDTATHVVTAVLYGADACFVFDRQVSSDEDKQTVSGDLKAAFDKLKFISVGGNIDLSMTDVQKTAVQTFTCTFYGDFQLPSNPTIYKDALEVFADLPKMLGENQELAVPLRVWLYPLDKLHSKTLKLHKDISMSLITGVEAVIESLRMTEMRCNDLLMDSPALTFPAFHDQIHHLKQNCYNYKLSFMKTLGSLLPNIHGDVIKDTALTDLLRDHERSPFRGRELTQWLKERQKESDVMKTLLTQLNDFGVKVENNLDKILMDLKVEAVVSYTFTSLNWTDEILSKQEVYLKPSRIENNDGENTPGHELKIKSWLTGDIKTTMRHNLKMFKDLMDSQDRKPAKFIVSSREMETHPGSCVLLCEDGCDEALCFTPPLKPARPITAEVKGHSVTLKIPPSCPETVEVRLLYRIKKETDWRCERVLKGEDTVTLTDLRSDTEYNMKCAALGKLNYTQYSHEITVKTQGSSIRTGEQSLKQTMLKTQQNIQENLRIVLVGQTGAGKSAAGNIILGQRVFKSQLGVHSITDRCSVRHADVEGRNVSVVDTPGFFDTQMDVEKSIAEIGRSVYLSSPGPHAFLIVFPVDSRVTQRETQILQMIEMLFGEDVLKHSIILFTHGDRLEGEPVEELIEESCGLRNLIDQCGGRYHVFNNEDKSNRDQVSGLLQKIDTMIQKNGGGHYTCEMYEEALRLKQERQREEEEMKRETERDR
- the LOC130558864 gene encoding cytolytic toxin-beta-like isoform X3 — its product is MNHLSSGTISHHEVFDHDTATHVVTAVLYGADACFVFDRQVSSDEDKQTVSGDLKAAFDKLKFISVGGNIDLSMTDVQKTAVQTFTCTFYGDFQLPSNPTIYKDALEVFADLPKMLGENQELAVPLRVWLYPLDKLHSKTLKLHKDISMSLITGVEAVIESLRMTEMRCNDLLMDSPALTFPAFHDQIHHLKQNCYNYKLSFMKTLGSLLPNIHGDVIKDTALTDLLRDHERSPFRGRELTQWLKERQKESDVMKTLLTQLNDFGVKVENNLDKILMDLKVEAVVSYTFTSLNWTDEILSKQEVYLKPSRIENNDGENTPGHELKIKSWLTGDIKTTMRHNLKMFKDLMDSQDRKPAKFIVSSREMETHPGSCVLLCEDGCDEALCFTPPLKPARPITAEVKGHSVTLKIPPSCPETVEVRLLYRIKKETDWRCERVLKGEDTVTLTDLRSDTEYNMKCAALGKLNYTQYSHEITVKTQGSSIRTGEQSLKQTMLKTQQNIQENLRIVLVGQTGAGKSAAGNIILGQRVFKSQLGVHSITDRCSVRHADVEGRNVSVVDTPGFFDTQMDVEKSIAEIGRSVYLSSPGPHAFLIVFPVDSRVTQRETQILQMIEMLFGEDVLKHSIILFTHGDRLEGEPVEELIEESCGLRNLIDQCGGRYHVFNNEDKSNRDQVSGLLQKIDTMIQKNGGGHYTCEMYEEALRLKQERQREEEEMKRETERDR